A single genomic interval of Saccharothrix saharensis harbors:
- a CDS encoding ANTAR domain-containing protein yields the protein MVGDNGHDSLTARIASLEAEIVGLRKAVQTRTVIGQATGLISAVQGCTPQEGFQLLVRMSQHHNVKLHTIALKLLDLSTELGPRQAVRAVNTAPEPDAGPPPVVEWPGIEVVNAARRLVAAYEAAQHSGQDRPEVRRQLADQVESAGRLLAEKLSEAGWLTPDPGV from the coding sequence GTGGTCGGGGACAACGGGCACGATTCGCTGACCGCGCGGATCGCCAGCCTTGAGGCCGAGATCGTGGGACTGCGCAAAGCGGTGCAGACGCGCACCGTGATCGGGCAGGCCACCGGCCTGATATCCGCCGTGCAGGGCTGCACGCCCCAGGAGGGGTTCCAGCTGCTGGTGCGGATGTCGCAGCACCACAACGTGAAGCTGCACACGATCGCGCTGAAGCTGCTCGACCTCTCCACCGAGCTGGGGCCGCGGCAGGCGGTGCGCGCCGTGAACACCGCCCCCGAGCCGGACGCCGGCCCGCCACCCGTCGTCGAGTGGCCGGGCATCGAGGTGGTGAACGCGGCACGCCGGCTGGTCGCGGCCTACGAGGCGGCGCAGCACTCCGGCCAGGACCGGCCCGAGGTCCGAAGACAGCTGGCCGACCAGGTCGAGTCGGCCGGTCGGCTGTTGGCCGAGAAGCTCAGCGAGGCGGGTTGGCTCACCCCCGACCCGGGGGTGTGA
- a CDS encoding VOC family protein, protein MTSHILAIAVDCPSDQVRTLEEFWCAALGLHVARRWTDPKGVEYTELAGAGPVLLLQPVAAPKAVKNRLHLDLAPDGDRDAEVARLTGLGARVVDADPALPWVVCADPVGNEFCVLPPR, encoded by the coding sequence ATGACCTCACACATCCTCGCCATCGCCGTCGACTGCCCGTCCGACCAGGTCAGGACACTGGAGGAGTTCTGGTGCGCGGCTCTCGGGCTGCACGTGGCACGCCGCTGGACCGACCCCAAAGGGGTGGAGTACACCGAGTTGGCCGGCGCCGGCCCGGTGCTGCTGCTGCAACCCGTGGCCGCGCCCAAGGCGGTGAAGAACCGGTTGCACCTCGACCTCGCGCCCGACGGCGACCGGGACGCCGAGGTGGCCCGGCTGACGGGCCTGGGCGCCCGGGTGGTCGACGCCGACCCCGCCCTGCCGTGGGTGGTGTGCGCCGACCCGGTGGGCAACGAGTTCTGCGTGCTCCCGCCACGCTGA
- a CDS encoding CsbD family protein — protein sequence MGTDDKISNKAEELKGKAKEAVGDATDNEQWQAEGRTDQAKGSLKQAGEKVKDAFRGDDH from the coding sequence ATGGGGACCGACGACAAGATCAGCAACAAGGCCGAGGAGCTCAAGGGCAAGGCGAAGGAAGCCGTCGGCGACGCCACCGACAACGAGCAGTGGCAGGCCGAGGGCCGCACCGACCAGGCCAAGGGCTCGCTCAAGCAGGCAGGGGAGAAGGTCAAGGACGCCTTCCGTGGCGACGACCACTAG
- a CDS encoding UdgX family uracil-DNA binding protein (This protein belongs to the uracil DNA glycosylase superfamily, members of which act in excision repair of DNA. However, it belongs more specifically to UdgX branch, whose founding member was found to bind uracil in DNA (where it does not belong), without cleaving it, appears to promote DNA repair by a pathway involving RecA, rather than base excision.), protein MATTTSRTAGAAEFVPEGADLAALRRAAAGCRGCELYEPATQTVFGSGPQDARLVLVGEQPGDVEDRQGEPFVGPAGRLLDKALDEADLAREGVYLTNAVKHFKFVPAERGKRRIHKTPSRGEVVACLPWLHAELARIRPALVVCLGATAAKAVLGASFKVTECRGRVERVEDHDVIATVHPSAVLRAPDRDEAYRGFLADLRAVRAHLNES, encoded by the coding sequence GTGGCGACGACCACTAGTCGGACCGCCGGCGCCGCCGAGTTCGTGCCCGAGGGCGCGGACTTGGCGGCGCTGCGCCGTGCGGCCGCCGGCTGCCGCGGCTGCGAGCTGTATGAGCCGGCCACGCAGACCGTGTTCGGGTCGGGGCCGCAGGACGCCAGGCTGGTGCTCGTCGGCGAACAGCCCGGTGACGTCGAGGACCGGCAGGGCGAGCCGTTCGTCGGGCCCGCCGGCCGGTTGCTGGACAAGGCGCTGGACGAGGCCGACCTGGCCCGTGAGGGCGTCTACCTGACGAACGCGGTCAAGCACTTCAAGTTCGTGCCCGCCGAGCGCGGGAAGCGGCGCATCCACAAGACGCCGTCGCGCGGCGAGGTCGTGGCCTGCCTGCCGTGGCTGCACGCCGAACTGGCGCGGATCCGGCCCGCCCTGGTGGTGTGCCTGGGCGCGACGGCCGCGAAGGCCGTGCTGGGGGCGTCGTTCAAGGTCACCGAATGCCGGGGTCGGGTGGAGCGGGTCGAGGACCACGACGTGATCGCGACCGTGCACCCGTCCGCGGTGCTCCGCGCTCCCGACCGTGACGAGGCCTACCGGGGATTCCTCGCCGACCTGCGGGCCGTGCGCGCCCACCTGAACGAGTCGTAG